In the Nitrospirales bacterium LBB_01 genome, one interval contains:
- a CDS encoding molecular chaperone TorD family protein, which yields MDSAATDAVDYDKATAVVRSRIYGLLAAGFRQMSEEHFQQLSEHYVSSWKEVVGFLAADEGQLLPLVDSLSEALKAGNYSDLYDEYNSLFLSFGRTFVTPYEMERMKDTPQHSLTSQAELADVAGFYGAFGLDTSASVPERVDHISTELEFMHVMALKEAAALEEGDPEHLEIVRHGQQKFMTDHLGRWVNRFTDAVVAVGDTGSFYYTLAKILSIWIEIDNSLLFDNEQ from the coding sequence ATGGATAGTGCAGCCACAGATGCTGTAGATTATGATAAAGCGACCGCTGTCGTAAGAAGCCGTATTTATGGGCTTCTGGCAGCGGGCTTTCGCCAGATGAGTGAGGAGCATTTTCAACAGCTGTCTGAGCATTACGTTTCTTCATGGAAAGAAGTTGTGGGGTTTTTAGCAGCGGACGAGGGGCAGTTACTGCCCCTCGTCGACTCCTTGTCAGAGGCTTTAAAAGCCGGTAACTACAGCGATTTGTATGATGAGTACAATAGTTTGTTTTTGTCGTTTGGGCGGACTTTTGTCACGCCGTATGAAATGGAGCGCATGAAGGATACCCCTCAGCACTCCCTCACTTCACAAGCGGAACTTGCTGATGTAGCAGGTTTTTATGGAGCCTTTGGTCTTGACACGTCAGCCAGCGTGCCCGAACGGGTTGATCACATATCTACCGAGCTTGAGTTTATGCACGTGATGGCGCTAAAAGAAGCCGCAGCGCTTGAAGAGGGCGATCCCGAGCACTTAGAGATTGTGCGGCATGGGCAGCAGAAATTTATGACCGACCACCTCGGACGATGGGTTAACAGATTCACAGATGCTGTTGTTGCTGTCGGTGATACAGGCAGTTTTTACTATACACTTGCTAAAATACTAAGCATTTGGATAGAAATTGACAATTCTTTACTCTTTGATAATGAACAGTAA
- a CDS encoding sulfite exporter TauE/SafE family protein — MVFPISGVRTSVLVPPLFAFVLSFFTSMGGVSGAVLIMPFQVSILGYTLPSVNSTNLLYNIIGIPGGVYKYIRDKKMVWPLTWVIIVGTIPGVFIGYYLRVKFMPDARTFKLFIGIVLAYVGMRLLTGALAKKNVSASKSGSFIVTNARFTLKRVEYEFMGEKVSFSTAGMFALAFIVGIIGGAYGIGGGAIIAPFCVTMFNLPVYTVSGPALMGTFITSVFGIIFYSLIPVSGVTSGPDWLLGFLFGIGGFAGMYLGAKTQKHMPEKWIKLILSVIFMFIAIQYIYKFF; from the coding sequence ATAGTGTTTCCAATCTCAGGGGTAAGAACCTCTGTTTTAGTGCCGCCACTTTTTGCATTTGTTCTTTCGTTTTTTACCTCTATGGGAGGCGTATCAGGCGCTGTCTTAATTATGCCTTTTCAGGTCAGCATTTTGGGCTATACGCTGCCATCGGTCAACTCTACAAATCTGCTTTATAATATCATTGGGATACCCGGCGGCGTTTACAAATATATTCGGGACAAGAAAATGGTCTGGCCACTTACGTGGGTTATAATAGTTGGAACCATCCCTGGCGTCTTCATTGGTTACTATCTTAGGGTGAAATTTATGCCTGATGCACGAACCTTTAAGCTCTTTATCGGCATCGTGCTTGCCTACGTGGGGATGAGGCTTCTTACGGGAGCTTTAGCGAAAAAAAATGTCAGCGCCTCTAAATCCGGCTCATTTATTGTCACAAACGCTCGTTTTACTTTAAAACGTGTGGAGTATGAGTTTATGGGAGAAAAGGTATCCTTTAGCACGGCAGGCATGTTTGCACTTGCCTTTATTGTAGGCATTATAGGGGGCGCTTACGGAATAGGAGGCGGCGCTATAATTGCCCCATTTTGTGTGACCATGTTTAATCTCCCTGTTTACACTGTCTCAGGGCCTGCGCTTATGGGAACATTCATAACGTCAGTCTTTGGTATAATTTTTTACAGCCTCATACCGGTTTCTGGAGTAACCTCAGGACCGGACTGGCTATTGGGGTTTTTGTTTGGCATCGGAGGATTTGCCGGTATGTACCTTGGCGCTAAAACTCAAAAACATATGCCTGAAAAATGGATTAAATTAATTCTCTCAGTAATATTTATGTTTATCGCTATTCAGTACATTTATAAGTTTTTTTAG
- a CDS encoding class I SAM-dependent RNA methyltransferase translates to MKLLELEPAAPVYGGMCLSKKDGIIFVKGALPGERVIAELTESKRDYAIAQTVEILNASSDRVTPRCKDYNLCGGCHYQHISYERQLSIKEEILLDCLVRIGKMKDGEIPLTETIFLNQWNYRNKAQFKISGRSETEIGFYREHSRHLIPIAECYLLNPVINRFLEKLTGARFLRGIKEVQILSGTNTIAFVRGDGVDEPQLDFFLDIGFDGVVTDNGISVGQTFCVLESTTPPYTYTVSPMGFIQSNWAMNSLLIEKMLELLEPLDGKNILDVYGGGGNFAIPLSFSARTVTVIEENRHSVEDGLRNVKLNNVKNVTFKTKSFEKYRSMQKYDVVIIDPPRSGLTNKAMETLKALSPSKIAYVSCNPSTFARDTAKLMDMYALLSVTLFDMFPNTYHAETLSVFELKTDTLRNIKMK, encoded by the coding sequence ATGAAACTCCTGGAGCTTGAGCCGGCAGCCCCTGTTTATGGAGGAATGTGTCTGTCTAAAAAGGACGGCATTATCTTTGTAAAAGGGGCGCTGCCCGGCGAAAGGGTCATAGCGGAGCTTACTGAGAGTAAACGCGACTATGCGATAGCACAAACTGTAGAGATTCTTAACGCTTCCTCAGACAGGGTTACTCCCCGTTGTAAGGACTATAACCTCTGTGGAGGCTGTCACTATCAGCACATTTCGTATGAGAGGCAGCTTTCCATTAAAGAGGAAATCCTTCTGGACTGCCTTGTTAGAATAGGTAAAATGAAAGATGGAGAAATACCGCTTACAGAGACGATTTTCCTAAATCAATGGAATTATAGAAACAAAGCGCAGTTTAAGATTTCAGGACGCAGTGAGACTGAAATCGGGTTTTACAGAGAACACTCACGACATTTGATTCCCATAGCTGAGTGCTACTTGTTAAACCCCGTGATTAACAGATTTTTGGAAAAGCTGACTGGAGCTCGTTTTCTAAGGGGTATAAAGGAGGTTCAAATTCTCTCCGGCACTAACACGATAGCCTTTGTGCGAGGCGATGGTGTGGATGAGCCGCAGTTGGATTTTTTTCTTGACATCGGTTTTGACGGGGTAGTAACAGATAATGGCATTTCAGTTGGACAAACCTTTTGTGTGCTTGAAAGTACCACCCCTCCATATACATATACAGTGTCGCCAATGGGATTTATTCAGTCCAACTGGGCTATGAACTCTCTTCTGATAGAAAAGATGCTGGAGCTTCTTGAGCCGCTTGACGGCAAAAACATTCTGGATGTTTACGGAGGAGGAGGTAACTTTGCTATTCCTCTTTCGTTTTCAGCACGCACCGTAACTGTTATCGAGGAAAATAGGCACAGTGTTGAGGACGGCCTGCGTAACGTTAAGCTAAACAACGTTAAAAACGTGACCTTTAAAACAAAATCTTTTGAAAAATACCGCTCAATGCAAAAATATGACGTCGTTATCATTGATCCTCCACGCTCCGGGTTAACCAACAAAGCAATGGAAACACTTAAAGCGCTTTCTCCCTCAAAAATCGCTTATGTCTCATGTAATCCCTCAACTTTTGCGCGGGACACAGCAAAACTCATGGATATGTATGCACTTCTTTCTGTCACATTATTTGACATGTTTCCAAACACCTACCATGCCGAAACTCTTTCAGTGTTTGAGCTAAAGACTGATACTTTGCGAAATATTAAAATGAAATAA
- a CDS encoding response regulator: MSKPKVLIVDDDQHLRMLYQAELEDEHYEVFIASSGKEALEFFEKETPDIVTLDILMPGMDGIEVLRRMKEKKPNLPVIMSTAYDYRDDFSVWASDAYVVKSADLTELKSTIKTLLARK, encoded by the coding sequence ATGAGTAAACCGAAGGTGCTGATAGTTGATGACGACCAACATCTTAGAATGCTGTACCAGGCGGAGCTTGAGGATGAACACTATGAGGTTTTCATAGCAAGCTCAGGCAAAGAAGCTTTGGAGTTTTTTGAGAAGGAAACCCCTGACATTGTAACTCTGGATATTCTGATGCCTGGTATGGACGGCATAGAGGTGCTTAGACGGATGAAAGAGAAGAAACCGAATCTACCCGTAATAATGTCAACGGCTTATGATTACAGGGATGATTTCTCCGTGTGGGCCTCGGATGCTTACGTTGTAAAATCAGCAGACTTAACTGAATTAAAGAGCACGATAAAGACCCTGTTAGCCAGGAAATGA
- a CDS encoding PAS domain S-box protein, producing MLAETAQKQLSGFNDPEQLLQYKPFIKAERLLCLFDFARQTGSVSDLDKLLDTICKTVVTLANVNGCAIRLKGRTRYTIRASYGLTQGVISILAQKVGEEVFTQVLKKNQTLLIDDTRALPNELRVLQLMIRSMAVVPLKTGSSLIGTLEVYDKTRLPGMAVPLITKDDLLTLEGFAILAALSIERALAHKKELEWQRAKTVSQNRMEILFNSVNAAIATVNRTLTITTANKAIEKWTSFSVVEIPGRKCHEVFPYEEGVCPQCVAEATFESGQISTVNYVKNDRYAEISAYPIREEDDRINECIVMIRDISDRIASQIEITELYKKVSDTKERLESLIENSADAIITANLECMIISWNKSAESIFGFTHEETLNTCMPFLPESAMLNGKAHLEAIRHGEILKDVETSGTRKDGSRVDISLTISPIKDAAGVIAGMSIIARDISLRKSIAEKLVNSNRKFSRLFFISSAMRGTLELDRLLRMILTAVTVSDGLGFNRAIIFLCDEHNHMLKGKMGVGPANNEEAARIWHDLSSEVKSLHSILQEIESGTFNKDSFMDKLSISLQIPLDSSCYLSMAVAKKTQYNVTDAVSDPLSNPILTEHLNTEAYLVVPIIARNKAIGVLWVDNLFNHRPITDDDAEFLLSFADQAATAIESARLFEQVKLAETELENIFESINDLVYITDMDLNIIKVNKSVCDLTGLTPEETIGKKCYEIFHNCTEPWPNCSHKQAIEKGKSRVIEVEGFYYRTKDTCSVSISPIYDHHGELKGTIHIVSNVTEIKSLREQLASIEKVAALGEMSARVAHEIRNPLSSIGGFARRLEKKLDEPLKEYAHIIVNEVGRLEALLRQTLSFVRENKIANEKVDINALLHSVISKTEWPGSKKISIEEKYAQKTLEIIGNPGSLKEAIFNIIDNARQAVAGGGRIIVRTKREQDMACIEVEDTGAGITPEELKHLFDPFYTTKTTGAGLGLTIAQKIIEEHKGTIEVESSVGVGTIFKIKLLLKEGNNE from the coding sequence TTGCTCGCTGAGACGGCACAAAAGCAATTGTCAGGGTTTAACGACCCCGAACAATTACTTCAGTACAAGCCTTTTATAAAGGCTGAGAGACTTCTTTGTCTTTTTGATTTTGCAAGGCAGACAGGCTCAGTTTCAGACCTCGATAAGCTCCTTGACACTATCTGCAAAACTGTCGTAACACTAGCCAATGTTAATGGCTGTGCCATACGGTTAAAGGGCAGGACACGATATACCATACGTGCATCGTATGGCCTTACGCAGGGTGTGATTAGCATATTGGCACAAAAGGTCGGCGAGGAGGTGTTCACTCAGGTTCTTAAGAAAAACCAGACGCTTCTCATTGATGATACCCGTGCGCTTCCTAATGAGCTGCGAGTGCTGCAGTTGATGATTCGCTCTATGGCCGTAGTGCCTCTTAAAACAGGCAGCTCATTGATTGGCACACTTGAAGTTTATGATAAGACAAGGCTGCCGGGCATGGCCGTGCCGTTAATTACAAAAGATGACCTGCTAACTTTAGAGGGGTTTGCGATTTTGGCAGCCCTCAGCATTGAGCGAGCTCTTGCGCATAAAAAGGAACTTGAGTGGCAGCGCGCTAAGACCGTCTCACAAAACAGGATGGAGATTCTCTTTAACAGTGTTAATGCTGCCATTGCTACAGTTAACAGGACACTGACTATCACCACAGCAAACAAGGCCATAGAGAAATGGACGTCGTTTAGTGTAGTGGAAATCCCCGGCAGAAAGTGTCATGAAGTATTTCCGTACGAGGAGGGCGTCTGCCCTCAGTGTGTGGCTGAGGCAACTTTTGAATCAGGACAGATAAGTACGGTTAATTACGTTAAAAATGACCGATATGCTGAGATCAGCGCTTATCCGATAAGAGAAGAAGACGACCGGATAAACGAGTGCATCGTTATGATAAGAGATATAAGCGACAGGATTGCCAGCCAGATTGAGATAACAGAGTTATACAAAAAAGTCTCTGACACTAAGGAACGTCTTGAGAGTCTTATTGAAAACTCAGCCGATGCCATAATCACGGCAAATTTAGAATGTATGATAATCTCATGGAATAAAAGTGCCGAGAGTATTTTTGGTTTTACACATGAGGAGACATTAAACACCTGTATGCCGTTTCTGCCGGAGTCCGCCATGCTTAATGGCAAAGCGCACCTTGAGGCAATCAGACATGGTGAGATTCTAAAAGATGTGGAAACAAGCGGAACCCGTAAGGACGGCTCTCGTGTGGATATAAGTTTGACCATATCTCCGATAAAGGATGCCGCAGGGGTTATTGCCGGAATGAGCATAATTGCACGTGATATATCACTGCGGAAATCTATTGCAGAAAAGCTTGTCAATAGTAACAGGAAATTTTCCAGATTGTTTTTCATTAGTTCCGCAATGCGTGGTACCCTTGAGTTAGACAGGCTCCTCAGGATGATTCTTACTGCGGTAACTGTAAGCGACGGGTTGGGATTTAACAGGGCTATAATTTTTCTGTGTGACGAACATAACCACATGCTTAAGGGCAAGATGGGTGTGGGCCCTGCAAATAACGAGGAGGCTGCAAGGATTTGGCATGATTTGTCCTCTGAGGTGAAATCTCTTCACTCTATACTGCAAGAGATTGAAAGCGGTACCTTCAATAAAGACTCATTTATGGATAAACTCTCGATAAGCCTCCAGATACCTCTTGATTCCTCATGCTATCTATCTATGGCTGTAGCTAAAAAAACACAATACAACGTAACTGATGCAGTCTCAGACCCACTGTCTAATCCCATACTGACTGAACATCTCAACACTGAGGCTTATCTGGTGGTGCCCATAATAGCGCGTAACAAAGCAATTGGCGTGCTTTGGGTGGATAACCTTTTTAACCACCGTCCGATAACAGATGATGATGCCGAGTTTCTGTTGAGTTTTGCCGATCAGGCTGCAACAGCCATAGAGAGCGCAAGGCTTTTTGAGCAGGTGAAACTGGCCGAGACTGAGCTTGAAAACATATTTGAATCCATAAACGATCTGGTTTACATAACAGACATGGATTTAAATATTATAAAGGTTAATAAGTCTGTGTGCGATCTAACCGGACTTACGCCTGAAGAAACAATCGGAAAAAAGTGTTACGAGATATTTCATAACTGTACTGAGCCATGGCCAAACTGTTCTCATAAGCAGGCAATTGAAAAGGGGAAATCCCGCGTAATAGAGGTGGAGGGGTTTTATTATCGGACAAAAGATACGTGCAGCGTTTCAATCTCTCCAATATATGACCATCACGGTGAGCTTAAAGGAACGATTCATATTGTAAGTAACGTGACCGAGATAAAATCTCTACGTGAGCAGTTGGCAAGCATAGAGAAAGTGGCGGCCCTGGGTGAGATGTCGGCTCGTGTAGCGCACGAGATACGAAATCCGCTTTCCTCAATAGGCGGCTTTGCAAGAAGGCTTGAGAAGAAACTTGATGAACCTCTAAAAGAATATGCCCATATAATTGTAAACGAAGTAGGGCGGCTTGAGGCACTCTTGCGTCAAACACTGAGTTTTGTCAGAGAAAACAAAATTGCCAATGAGAAAGTTGATATTAATGCCCTTCTGCACTCAGTAATCTCTAAGACTGAGTGGCCCGGCAGTAAAAAAATAAGTATAGAGGAGAAATATGCTCAGAAGACGCTTGAAATAATTGGAAACCCCGGCAGTTTGAAAGAAGCCATCTTCAACATAATAGACAATGCCCGACAAGCGGTAGCCGGCGGTGGACGCATCATTGTTCGCACAAAACGGGAACAAGACATGGCTTGCATAGAAGTTGAGGATACCGGAGCCGGCATAACCCCTGAGGAGTTAAAACATCTGTTTGATCCATTTTACACGACAAAGACAACGGGGGCAGGGCTTGGGCTTACAATAGCGCAAAAGATAATTGAAGAACATAAAGGAACGATAGAAGTTGAAAGTTCAGTAGGTGTAGGAACGATATTTAAAATTAAACTATTACTAAAGGAGGGAAACAATGAGTAA
- the galT gene encoding galactose-1-phosphate uridylyltransferase yields the protein MSELRKDPIIGRWVIISTERGKRPSDFVSPSSRRKKLSGFCPFCPGHEYTTPNEILAFRGSQKTGPSDWTLRVVPNKFPALQIEGELERSGESIFGRMNGIGAHEVVVESPNHEHSLATMPAKSAEDVLWAFYSRLTDLKKDHRFQYILIYKNEGESAGSTLEHTHSQLIALPIVPKRVQEELDSSKKYFDFMEKCIYCDLIEQEKHMNKRVVCENDLYITLSAYAPRVPFEMWIMPKNHESSFRPKENSFAALAEIIQTTLKMLDKILDVPPYNFVIHTSPLNAEENHYYHWHIEIFPKLTKMAGFEWGSGFYINPTSPEDAVRFLKGGV from the coding sequence ATGTCAGAGTTAAGAAAAGACCCTATAATAGGGCGTTGGGTCATAATATCAACCGAAAGGGGTAAGAGACCCTCTGATTTTGTATCCCCTTCATCACGGAGGAAGAAACTATCAGGGTTTTGTCCTTTCTGCCCAGGTCATGAGTACACAACTCCAAATGAGATTCTTGCTTTCAGAGGCTCACAAAAGACCGGCCCCTCTGATTGGACACTGCGAGTGGTACCCAACAAGTTTCCGGCGCTGCAGATAGAAGGAGAGCTGGAAAGGTCAGGTGAGAGCATTTTCGGGAGGATGAACGGTATCGGCGCTCATGAGGTGGTGGTTGAGTCGCCAAATCACGAGCATTCCCTGGCTACAATGCCTGCAAAGTCAGCAGAGGACGTCTTGTGGGCTTTTTACTCACGTCTCACAGATTTAAAGAAAGACCACAGGTTTCAGTACATTTTAATTTATAAAAATGAGGGAGAATCTGCTGGTTCCACTCTTGAACACACCCATAGCCAACTAATTGCTCTCCCCATTGTGCCTAAAAGAGTACAGGAGGAGCTGGATTCCTCTAAGAAGTATTTTGACTTTATGGAAAAGTGCATATACTGCGACCTCATTGAGCAGGAAAAACACATGAATAAACGCGTCGTGTGTGAAAACGATTTATATATCACGCTTTCCGCTTATGCGCCGCGTGTGCCTTTTGAAATGTGGATAATGCCAAAAAACCACGAATCCTCTTTCAGACCAAAAGAAAACTCCTTTGCGGCTCTTGCGGAGATAATTCAGACAACACTAAAAATGCTTGATAAAATTTTAGATGTTCCGCCATATAATTTCGTAATTCACACATCTCCGTTAAATGCCGAGGAAAACCACTACTACCACTGGCACATTGAGATATTCCCTAAGCTTACGAAAATGGCAGGGTTTGAGTGGGGTTCCGGTTTTTATATTAATCCCACATCCCCTGAGGATGCCGTAAGATTCTTAAAAGGCGGGGTATAG
- a CDS encoding ribonuclease Z produces the protein MKTTFFCKQINNPFEDPAVYVRLRCLRHTFLFDCGDISALEPAEILKIATIFVTHMHIDHFIGFDLILRLVLGRDMPLTIYGPLGIIHAVENKLKGFTWNLIKDYPIKIEVFEITENSMSHAGFYAESGFEKIVKPELPFNRTIYNEDGITVNAEIFDHGIPVAGYSLSEESHININKDELLRRGFETGPWLTGFKKAIRNNSNDFTVTLNGKTYTKDDLSSLVMITEGQRVSYITDIAPTDENISKAIELSRDSDILYIEAFFLKEDHERALKRKHLTTAHTGHIAKAAGAKHIELIHISPKYTALYTKAESEVLEALEAS, from the coding sequence ATGAAAACAACATTTTTTTGTAAGCAGATAAATAACCCCTTTGAGGATCCTGCAGTGTATGTCAGACTGAGGTGCCTTCGGCACACATTTCTCTTTGATTGCGGCGATATATCCGCGCTTGAGCCTGCTGAGATATTAAAAATTGCCACGATTTTTGTTACTCACATGCACATTGACCATTTTATTGGTTTTGATTTAATCCTGCGGCTTGTGCTTGGGCGCGACATGCCGCTTACCATCTACGGCCCTTTGGGAATAATTCACGCCGTGGAAAACAAACTAAAGGGTTTTACGTGGAATTTAATCAAAGATTATCCAATAAAAATAGAAGTGTTTGAAATTACGGAAAACTCAATGTCTCATGCCGGGTTTTATGCCGAATCAGGATTTGAAAAAATTGTGAAACCGGAATTGCCGTTTAACAGGACTATTTATAATGAGGACGGTATTACAGTTAACGCAGAGATATTTGATCACGGGATACCTGTTGCCGGATATTCACTGAGTGAGGAAAGCCACATCAATATAAACAAGGATGAGCTATTAAGACGCGGTTTTGAAACAGGGCCGTGGCTGACTGGATTCAAAAAAGCGATAAGAAACAACTCTAACGATTTTACAGTAACCCTCAACGGTAAAACCTATACCAAAGACGATCTTAGCAGCCTTGTAATGATAACAGAAGGGCAACGGGTCTCATACATCACAGACATCGCTCCAACGGATGAGAACATAAGCAAAGCCATAGAGCTTTCCCGTGACTCAGACATCCTCTACATTGAGGCTTTTTTTCTGAAAGAAGACCACGAACGGGCACTTAAAAGAAAGCACCTGACTACGGCTCATACCGGTCATATTGCCAAAGCTGCCGGAGCAAAGCATATCGAATTAATCCACATCTCGCCTAAGTACACGGCCTTGTACACTAAGGCGGAGTCTGAGGTGCTGGAGGCGTTAGAAGCAAGCTGA
- a CDS encoding class I SAM-dependent methyltransferase, giving the protein MCNFKSGDKLIIPGVGTGYDLPDIPAGVIIHGVDISDVMLGIAKTKLRLHEKNNNINLSIMDAEKLDFPSNTFDKAILGLFLTCVYDPQKAFAEIVRVMKPGGEILIYDHLLRTNKWTRPIISHLDILMKYNFCSVIRVFEDVIKDQPVTVIKEKKGDPFGFIRGFLLRKDV; this is encoded by the coding sequence ATGTGTAATTTTAAATCCGGGGACAAGTTGATTATCCCCGGAGTTGGCACCGGTTACGACCTGCCCGATATTCCTGCTGGGGTAATAATACACGGGGTTGACATAAGCGATGTTATGCTTGGTATAGCCAAAACCAAGTTAAGGCTTCACGAAAAGAACAACAACATTAACCTCAGTATAATGGATGCCGAGAAACTGGATTTTCCCTCCAACACTTTTGATAAGGCTATCCTGGGACTATTTCTGACCTGTGTTTATGATCCGCAAAAGGCATTTGCTGAGATTGTCAGAGTTATGAAACCGGGAGGTGAAATCCTGATATATGACCACCTGCTTCGTACAAACAAGTGGACACGGCCAATCATATCGCATTTGGATATTTTGATGAAATATAATTTTTGCAGCGTAATAAGGGTTTTTGAAGATGTGATAAAAGATCAGCCTGTCACTGTGATTAAAGAAAAAAAAGGAGACCCTTTTGGTTTTATCAGAGGGTTTTTACTGCGCAAGGATGTGTAG
- a CDS encoding YeeE/YedE family protein, whose product MQEVNLAAIVVSGLFIGFMLGWVLQRGRVCMNSAFRDIIFVADTVTFRAYLTALLITIIGANFIEDYGFVKALYRQGFMPLANITGGYLFGIGMVAAGGCASGIWYKVGEGMVPSWISVTGFVAGLLTTTDGILFRIYQIITNYQLWLTNSGIKLLSTKQVEEHWAARIDIYPLTLYNLFGVNKWVVIAALSVLILIFILRGEFSSKAKPKVGYVWYVSGVLLGLIAVAAWWASDHFGGKPRGLSFSGPTIEFFRWITQGDSPTWSVFMIIGMVLGSFGSARALKEFKIKTTSSGHELVKVFLGGILMGIGAAVGGGCNIGHGLTGVSTLALSSFVTIMFIVLGNWTMVYFMFIRPMRDE is encoded by the coding sequence ATGCAGGAGGTTAATCTGGCGGCAATTGTAGTTTCAGGGCTATTTATAGGGTTTATGCTGGGATGGGTGCTTCAGCGCGGGCGGGTGTGTATGAACTCAGCCTTCAGAGACATTATTTTTGTAGCCGATACTGTCACTTTCAGGGCATACTTAACCGCTCTTTTAATAACAATTATCGGAGCAAACTTTATAGAGGACTATGGATTCGTTAAGGCGCTCTACAGGCAGGGTTTTATGCCTTTAGCCAACATCACAGGCGGGTATCTCTTTGGCATTGGAATGGTGGCTGCCGGCGGCTGTGCCAGCGGTATATGGTACAAAGTAGGCGAGGGAATGGTTCCCTCATGGATATCGGTTACGGGTTTTGTTGCCGGTCTGCTTACCACCACCGATGGAATACTATTTCGGATTTATCAGATTATTACAAATTATCAGTTGTGGCTTACTAACAGTGGAATAAAACTTCTCAGTACAAAGCAAGTTGAGGAGCACTGGGCTGCCAGGATTGACATCTATCCACTGACACTCTATAACTTATTCGGCGTAAATAAGTGGGTAGTGATAGCCGCTCTTTCCGTGCTGATTCTGATTTTTATTTTGCGCGGAGAGTTTTCATCAAAAGCAAAACCAAAAGTTGGATATGTGTGGTATGTTTCAGGCGTCTTGCTGGGGCTTATTGCAGTAGCAGCGTGGTGGGCATCTGACCATTTTGGCGGTAAACCTCGTGGACTATCGTTTTCCGGCCCCACAATTGAGTTTTTCCGATGGATAACTCAAGGGGATTCGCCCACGTGGAGTGTGTTTATGATAATAGGGATGGTGCTTGGCTCTTTTGGAAGCGCAAGGGCACTGAAGGAGTTTAAAATAAAAACTACATCAAGTGGTCATGAGTTAGTAAAAGTGTTTTTGGGCGGGATTCTTATGGGAATTGGCGCAGCTGTCGGCGGAGGGTGTAATATCGGCCACGGCCTTACAGGGGTCTCTACCCTTGCTCTTTCAAGCTTTGTCACTATAATGTTTATAGTTTTGGGTAACTGGACTATGGTCTATTTTATGTTTATCAGACCGATGAGGGATGAGTAG